One genomic window of Mercenaria mercenaria strain notata chromosome 2, MADL_Memer_1, whole genome shotgun sequence includes the following:
- the LOC123564979 gene encoding noggin-2-like isoform X2: MKYIAEVRTLVTGMDLYIHLVFSLVLLIQAALGIYIQDRDDSTSTLIKKQFSFPVMRHYMPHGKHLKSKRLLRKLGKDFNSEWMSTEIPKISNYVPDTFPLYGNKIEDSLAKLRLDQLVKMHAVDMGLSNQTQEIIKTFMQRMSTCHTNFEWEELGNLFWPRYVKSGICVSSGSCSWPSGMHCQASENKTLRLLHWRCIRRKQTKTKVIGKTNKDNRTKEIKRKTRRNIRSTSGVIGKKLKCRWKKIPYEVTAKCGCSC; the protein is encoded by the exons ATGAAATACATAG ctgAAGTCCGAACTCTTGTCACAGGAATGGATTTGTATATTCACCTAGTTTTCTCACTGGTATTGTTGATACAGGCGGCATTGGGCATTTATATCCAAGATAGAGACGACAGTACTAGTACTCTAAtaaagaaacaattttcattcCCTGTTATGAGGCACTATATGCCACATGGCAAACATCTGAAATCCAAGAGACTTTTAAGAAAGCTCGGTAAAGATTTTAACTCTGAATGGATGTCTACGGAAATACCAAAAATATCTAACTATGTTCCTGATACATTTCCTCTTTACGGGAACAAAATCGAAGACAGTCTGGCAAAATTAAGATTGGATCAATTGGTTAAGATGCATGCCGTTGATATGGGACTCAGCAACCAAACACaagaaataattaaaacttttatgcAACGAATGTCCACTTGTCACACAAATTTTGAATGGGAAGAATTAGGGAACTTGTTTTGGCCCCGTTATGTGAAATCTGGGATATGTGTTTCAAGCGGCTCATGCTCCTGGCCTTCAGGAATGCACTGCCAGGCttcagaaaataaaactttacgtTTGTTGCACTGGAGATGTATCCGGCGGAAACAGACAAAGACCAAAGTTATCGGAAAAACCAACAAAGATAATAGAAcaaaagaaatcaaaagaaaaacacgAAGAAATATAAGGAGTACTAGTGGAGTAATTGGAAAGAAGCTAAAATGCAGATGGAAGAAAATACCATATGAAGTGACAGCTAAGTGCGGATGCTCTTGTTAA
- the LOC123564979 gene encoding noggin-2-like isoform X3, giving the protein MDLYIHLVFSLVLLIQAALGIYIQDRDDSTSTLIKKQFSFPVMRHYMPHGKHLKSKRLLRKLGKDFNSEWMSTEIPKISNYVPDTFPLYGNKIEDSLAKLRLDQLVKMHAVDMGLSNQTQEIIKTFMQRMSTCHTNFEWEELGNLFWPRYVKSGICVSSGSCSWPSGMHCQASENKTLRLLHWRCIRRKQTKTKVIGKTNKDNRTKEIKRKTRRNIRSTSGVIGKKLKCRWKKIPYEVTAKCGCSC; this is encoded by the coding sequence ATGGATTTGTATATTCACCTAGTTTTCTCACTGGTATTGTTGATACAGGCGGCATTGGGCATTTATATCCAAGATAGAGACGACAGTACTAGTACTCTAAtaaagaaacaattttcattcCCTGTTATGAGGCACTATATGCCACATGGCAAACATCTGAAATCCAAGAGACTTTTAAGAAAGCTCGGTAAAGATTTTAACTCTGAATGGATGTCTACGGAAATACCAAAAATATCTAACTATGTTCCTGATACATTTCCTCTTTACGGGAACAAAATCGAAGACAGTCTGGCAAAATTAAGATTGGATCAATTGGTTAAGATGCATGCCGTTGATATGGGACTCAGCAACCAAACACaagaaataattaaaacttttatgcAACGAATGTCCACTTGTCACACAAATTTTGAATGGGAAGAATTAGGGAACTTGTTTTGGCCCCGTTATGTGAAATCTGGGATATGTGTTTCAAGCGGCTCATGCTCCTGGCCTTCAGGAATGCACTGCCAGGCttcagaaaataaaactttacgtTTGTTGCACTGGAGATGTATCCGGCGGAAACAGACAAAGACCAAAGTTATCGGAAAAACCAACAAAGATAATAGAAcaaaagaaatcaaaagaaaaacacgAAGAAATATAAGGAGTACTAGTGGAGTAATTGGAAAGAAGCTAAAATGCAGATGGAAGAAAATACCATATGAAGTGACAGCTAAGTGCGGATGCTCTTGTTAA
- the LOC123564979 gene encoding noggin-2-like isoform X1 → MCYIMDDKSFKSRRVINIHSCVVNLFYVQNNVSRRIKIPEVRTLVTGMDLYIHLVFSLVLLIQAALGIYIQDRDDSTSTLIKKQFSFPVMRHYMPHGKHLKSKRLLRKLGKDFNSEWMSTEIPKISNYVPDTFPLYGNKIEDSLAKLRLDQLVKMHAVDMGLSNQTQEIIKTFMQRMSTCHTNFEWEELGNLFWPRYVKSGICVSSGSCSWPSGMHCQASENKTLRLLHWRCIRRKQTKTKVIGKTNKDNRTKEIKRKTRRNIRSTSGVIGKKLKCRWKKIPYEVTAKCGCSC, encoded by the exons ATGTGTTATATAATGGACGACAAGAGTTTTAAATCAAGACGTGTAATTAATATTCACAGCTGTGTCGTTAATTTGTTCTATGTACAGAATAATGTATCACGAAGGATAAAAATAC ctgAAGTCCGAACTCTTGTCACAGGAATGGATTTGTATATTCACCTAGTTTTCTCACTGGTATTGTTGATACAGGCGGCATTGGGCATTTATATCCAAGATAGAGACGACAGTACTAGTACTCTAAtaaagaaacaattttcattcCCTGTTATGAGGCACTATATGCCACATGGCAAACATCTGAAATCCAAGAGACTTTTAAGAAAGCTCGGTAAAGATTTTAACTCTGAATGGATGTCTACGGAAATACCAAAAATATCTAACTATGTTCCTGATACATTTCCTCTTTACGGGAACAAAATCGAAGACAGTCTGGCAAAATTAAGATTGGATCAATTGGTTAAGATGCATGCCGTTGATATGGGACTCAGCAACCAAACACaagaaataattaaaacttttatgcAACGAATGTCCACTTGTCACACAAATTTTGAATGGGAAGAATTAGGGAACTTGTTTTGGCCCCGTTATGTGAAATCTGGGATATGTGTTTCAAGCGGCTCATGCTCCTGGCCTTCAGGAATGCACTGCCAGGCttcagaaaataaaactttacgtTTGTTGCACTGGAGATGTATCCGGCGGAAACAGACAAAGACCAAAGTTATCGGAAAAACCAACAAAGATAATAGAAcaaaagaaatcaaaagaaaaacacgAAGAAATATAAGGAGTACTAGTGGAGTAATTGGAAAGAAGCTAAAATGCAGATGGAAGAAAATACCATATGAAGTGACAGCTAAGTGCGGATGCTCTTGTTAA